Genomic segment of Meles meles chromosome 17, mMelMel3.1 paternal haplotype, whole genome shotgun sequence:
GCCAGTGGGCACTGGGCCATCAAGCCCAGGCCCCTGCTCATCCCCAACCCCCCTGGAGCTCACCGGGCCAGAGAGAGAacggaaggagggagagggaggaaggaaaggggagggacGGGGTGCTTTTCTCAGGCCTGGGGCCCCTGCCTCTTTGTCAGCCCCCTTTGCATCTCAAAGCGCCAGGCGCATTCCAGGCGAGGATTGGGTTGCCATGACAATGAGCACAATGGGCTGGGGGGTGAAGTCACCCGCTTCCCAGGCTCTAGTCCCCCCTCCCTCGTCCCCTGCCCTGGCACCCTGCAGCCCCAGGCACCTTAAAGGGAAACCAGCCCAAGTCCCTGGACCCCGGGCTCTTGccatttcccctcccttccctgtcatCCCTGCTGACTAGGAAGCGTGCAAGGGTGACCACAGCGCCCGACTGAGAAGTCCTAGCCCTGCTGCTCAGAGGTGTGCAGTCTGGGCCTCGGTTTACTCTTTGGCAAATGCCGACCCCTTCCGGGTCAGACATGGGTGATGGGGCGGCTTCTGGGATGTACCACGGAATGGGCCGCTGGGGACCGGCCTCTCCACGGACTGTCCTGTGGTTTACAGGCTCCCAAACATGCCCTCACTTTACAGAAGGGAAAATGGCCCCACATCGCCTATGGGTCCCAGGGAGCTCGAGCCCTAGGGCCCAGAGCAGGGCTGAGGCAGGACATCCGTGGTGGATGGGCAGAGAGGGAAGTGGCCCCGGTCCCAGTCCAGGGTCCAGGGCACCAAAGAGAAGAGTGCAGGGGCAGCCCCTGGTGAGTCTCAGCTAAAGGCGAAGCCAAGCGGGTCCTGGGGTCCCCCCTCTGCAgggctcagcccctcccctcaccGGATGTAGCCCACTTGAGGCCGGTGCAGCAGCCGCCAGCGGTAGGACGTCTTGTCCCGCCAGCCCACGTTTCGGGGGTCAGTCCACAGCAGCCGGACCTGATCGGGGGTGTGGCCAGTATGCCACAGGGCGTTCCGGAGGTGCTCACCCGGGCCTGACACAGACGTCACCGCCTGGAGGGTGTCCGCAAAGACAGGGTGTCAACCGTGGGACCCAATCAGCAGGCTGGTAAAGCACAGGCGGGAAAGGAAGTCAAGGGGGTCGGGAGCGCGTTCTGGAGTCCCCTGGAAGCCAACCTCCAGGCCAGATGTCTGAGAAGGAGGGCTCCCACTCAGGCAGTGGGGGGAAGCTCAGGGAGGCTTGGGGTGAGGGCCCTGGGCCGGGGGCTCTGGGCGGCCGCGGACCTTGAGCTGCAGCCCTGGCTGAGCGACAGCGCGGAAGGGCGTGGCCTGCCAGTAGGTCTGCTCCGTCTGCTTCCACATGACCACGTAGAAGCGGCCGCTGTCCTGGTAGCTGAAGAGAAAACCTGCGTAGTCATCATCAGTCACCGTGTTCACATGAAAGGTGCCTTCGAAGTCCACACCGTTGAAGGCCGTGTATCCTGGGGGGTGGGATCTGGGTCAGGGCTGGCCGAGCCGCCAGTGGACCACGGTGCGCTCGGGCTGGGAAGCAGTGTCTGCGACATGTGTGCTCAGCttggcccctgccccctgcccctgcccctgcaggGTTCCTCCAGGTGGAAGTGTTGGAACCGGGTGCCCAGTACATACCGACCGCCAGGCCAGGGTCACTGTTCATGGTCTGAACGATTTCCATGCCCTGGTGGGgtgcaggaaagaagaaaaccctGTTCCGGGGACACGGCCCCACCAAGGCCCCACCTGGCGGCCTGACAGCCCCTGCCCAGCCCATGGCTGCAGCACCTGGTTGAGCACGACCCAGTTTGGGTCGATCTGAGCATCTCCCTCGGGGTCCAAGACGACGGTCTGGTAGGCCCGGAAATCCGTTAAGGTCACCTCTGCACTCTCAGGGCACACGTCCAGGGGGTCGGCCACTGTGTCATTGTCGAAGTCATCCTCACACACATCGCCGACGCCGTTGCCTGGGCAGAGCGGGGCCGGGGGCTCAGGAAGGCCTGGCGGGGGGCTCCGGGCACCACCACACCGCCCATCGGGCCTCGCCTTCCTGGCTTAGCCCCAGCGGCACCTGCCACCCCGCCCTGGGCAGGGTCCCCACCAGTGCAGGCCTCTGAGGGACCCCGGCCTCACCGTCTGAGTCCTTCTGATTGGGGTTGGGTACGAGGCGACAGTTGTCAGGACCTGGAGGCACGTAGTCTGGGACCCCGTCGTTGTCGTCGTCCCCATCACACTCGTCTCCGAGTCCGTCGTTGTCTGAGTCCAGCTGGGAGCTGTTTGGCAGCTCTGGGCAGTTGTCCTTGGTGTCCTGATGTCCATCCCCATCGCTGCCCAGAACAGGCACCAAATAAAGGCTCTAAAAGTACCACATCCGTCCCCCACCTTCTGCTCAGGAGTCGGGGATGTGCCCCACAGCCCGCTAGGTGAGCCGAACGTCCAGCAGCGGGAGTGGAGGCTGGACTGGGGGGGACTTCCTGCTCAACAGGCGTGGAAAATCCAGGCTAAACCGCACAGGAAACGACGTACCACGAGAAAGTAAAGGAAGCCGGGAGGACCGTGTCTTGGCCTGCCCTACCTGTCCTCGTTGGTGTCACAGACATCCCCCACCAGGTCGCTGTCTGCATCTGTCTGAGAGAGAGACGCCTGTCCCCTCCCCGTCCCGATAACTCCACAGAcggggccctcccctccccagccccggtACCTGGGTAGGATTGCTCATTTCAGGGCAGCTGTCACAGGCATCTCCCACCCCGTCCTCATCCCTGTCCGTCTGCAGTGGGTTAGGGACCTTAGGGCAATTGTCCAGTCCGTTGGGGATGCCTAGGAGACATGCAGGGCACACGAGCCTGTCGCTACAGCAGGTCCTGCTCTCTTCTGGAGCTGGCGGCCCACGCAGAGGACACCCCCTAGCCCTCTCCGGCCTCGCCCTGCCCCCCTTCCTCCCATTCCCAGGGCGCTCCGCCCACTCAGGCCGCCCCCTGTGGTGCTGAGACTGCCCAGccatgccccccccaccccccctgctcGGGCCTCCCAGTCCGCCAGCCCCAGCGGCACCGTCTCCGTCCACATCATTGTCGCATGCGTCCCCTTCCCCGTTGCCGTCCGTGTCCTTCTGGTCATTGTTGGGGACGTTGGGGCAGTTGTCACAGGCATCCCCGAAGGAGTCTGTGTCAGAGTTTTGCTGGTCCTTGTTGGGGAACAGGCGGCAGTTGTCCTGGGGTGAGAGGAAGAGTCAGGCTGCCCTTATGCCGCCGGCACCTACCCACACCCCAGCCCCGTGCCCACGTCTGCACCCACCCACCCTCCACAGAATCCATCTCATCCTGGCACGGGGTCTACGCCCGGAGCGGGGCACTGAGGCCCTTCCTGCAGCGCCGCCAGAGACCGAGAGGGGATGGGGCTATGGGACAAGGCAccgagaggagcagaggggctgCAAGGGACGGGACTGCCAGGAGCGACCTCCACGTTCTTGATCCCGTCCCCATCGGCGTCGTCGTCGCACTGGTCCCCCACGCCGTCGCTGTCTGCATCTTCCTGCCCAGAGTTGGGCGTCAAAAGGCAATTGTCCTAAAGGTCAGGGGAGGAACCCAGATGCGGTTGTGGCCTGCCCCAGCCTGGgcgcccacccctgccccacccctgccccagcctgggcgcccacccctgccccaaccTGCTCACGCCTGCCCGCCGGCCCCACCCTTGCCCACTGGCCGCACACCTGTTTGCAATGCTTGTTGTTGTCCATGCACGGCAGGGCCTGGTCCGGGTAGCCGTCGATGTCCGTGTCGGTCCCACACACGTTCCCGTTCCCAGCCCAGCCCACGTTACACTGGGCCACGGGAAGGGTGGCAATGAGGGCCAGGTCTGTCTCAAACCCGGCCTTTTCCTGCTCCAGCCCTCCTTTTCCCCCAGTGGTTCCTGGGCCCCTTCTCACGCAGGCCCCCATCCCAGGCCCCATGCAGGCTCATGGCCTGATCCCCGTTCTCCAAAccgtccctctccctcccaagcCCCAGGCCCAGCTCACCGCGCAGGACACTGCTCCATTGCGCTCAAAGAGACAGTGCGCGTGGACATGGCAGGGGCTGTGGGCTGGGCTGTGGCAGGTGCGGGCTGGGAGGCAGCCCTGGCTCTGGTTCCCCAGGAAGCCCAGGCGACAGGGGCCACACTTGAAAGAGCCCTGAGAACGGGGAAGCGGCATGTCGGGGAGGAGGGTCAGCCTGCTGGGCACCGGGGACCAGGGCTGTCCCGCCCAAAGGGTGTGGGATGGGTGCTCCCGGCCTGATGCCCACTAGGGCAGTCATGGTCTCTGGCCTCTCCTGGCAGCCTTGCGGGTGTCCCGTAGCCCCGGCTTCCAGGTGGTGATACTGAACCCCAGGAGACCTGCTACCAGCCGCCGCAAGAAGCAGAACCCAGGTTCGGAGCCGGCACGAGCCACGGCAGAGTGGCCTGCCCTGGGGACGAAGGAGGTGCAGCGGGAGCTCTGAAGcagcgtgtgcacgtgtgtgtgtgtgtagccgcACACCCCAGTCTCCGGACACACTCCAGGCACGCGGCTCACCACGGTGTTGGTGCAGATGGAGTTCGGGTCGCAGCCACCGTTGTTCCCGTCGTTGCATTCATCCACGTCGTTGCAGACCTGATGGGCAGACCCTGGGTGAAACCAGACCCACAGCCGGGCCCCTCCCGCCAAGCCGGCGCACCAGCCGGTAGCCCCGTCCCATTTCTTACAAGGACCCCGTGCCCAGCCCAGAAGTCCCTGGTCCCCGCAAGCCCCAGACCTCATCTTCACGCTCTGGCCACGCTAACCTGTTTGCTGGCGCGGGCGTAGTCGATGCCCACTCCGGACACCCGAGTGCCCTTATAGCCGCGAGGACAGGCTTCACAGTGGAAGCCAGGCACCGTGTTGATGCAGCTGGCCCCAGGAAAGCAGGGGTCAGCATGAGCGCACTGTGGGAGAGACGAGGGGGCGCTCAGGACCCTGTCCATGCTCCCACCGCCTAGCCTCACTGCGCTCTGACCCCCACCcgagccccctgccccccaagtGGCCCTCCCCATGCGGCCGTCTGCTCTTTGCACGGGCTTTGTGCCCTCCCCCCTCATTCCCTTTCCTGTCTCCAAGCGTCCGCCCCGCATCCTTGGGCCTCTCTCAATTCTCTGCGCCCTTCCAGGCGGCCTGCCCCCACCTCATCGATGTCCGCGCAGTGAGTGCCGTTGCCCCGCAGGCCCGGGGGGCAGGGCCCACAGCGGTAGCCAGGGGACTCGTACACTTCCATGCAGTCCACGCCGCGGAAGCAGGGGTTGGGGCTGCAGTGGGAACGCTGCTCGTGGAAGCCTGAGGGGCAGACACGGTCAGAGCCAGCCACGGGGGGGCTGTGCCCATCCCCAGAAGGGGAGGCCAGAGCCGTGGGGTGGGGAGCACGGGGAGCCGTCCGGAGCCCGCCCCACGCGCCCACTCACCGCACACCTGACACTCCATGATGGCGTTTCGGATCAGAGACATCTCCTTCACCTGGCGGACAGACGGACGGGGGCGGTCGGCTCCTCGCACCCCCCCCCAGCCCTGTGCCGCCCCCCGCTGGCGAGCTCGGACCTGGTCTCGGATATCATCGCGCAGCTCCACCAGGATCTGGTTGAAGAGGGTGAGCTGGGTGACCAGCGCCTTGGTCTGCTCCCCTGTCAGACCCCCAGGGGCAGAGGCTCAGAACTGGGCCGCAGCTCTCGCCCCTTCTTGGGGTAATAAGCCAGCTCCTGCCCACGCTCCCCACCCGGCCTTTCAACAAAGCCCACCCCTCTCCTGGCCAAAGAGGCCTTTGTTTCCAGCCAGCCCCTGCCCAAGccccgcagcagcagcagctggggggggggggttcctccccacccacctcccggGGGCCTGCTCACCTAGGATGGAGTGGAGTGCGGCCGTCActggagaagagaaaacacagagggtGGAGATGTGGAGAGGACCAGGCCggtgagggggaggaaggaaaagagaggcagGAACAAAGGCCTAGAGGAATCTCGGAAGAGGGACAGGCAGTTGGATGGCGGGAGGGCAGAGGCGACAGGCAGGCAGCAACCGCTCTCCCCACCGGGTGACCGACCCTGAAAGAGGGTTGCCTCACAGTCAGAAGCCAGATCCCCCTGGTTCCCAGGCCTAGGAGCGGCAGAAGGGGTCCAAGTCTGTCCGTGCCATTTCtgcgtccccctcccccacccagcttcTGGGAGAAGTGGGGGTCTTCTGTGCGTAAGAACCTCTGGGCATCCCCGTCAGAGACACCAGGCAGACGGACCACGCTCAGAGAGGCCGCTGGTAGGTGACAGCTGCGGACGACAGCTAAGAAGGACCCAAACACCCTTCTCTGGGTCGCCAAGACCAAGCAGTGAGCTGTCTGGCCCCCACACAGGGCGCTCAGGAGCTCCTTTCTTCTCCAGTCGCTCTACTTTCCCAGCTACCCGGGGAGGTGGGGGCCCCTGAACAGGGAGACTTTTCTGACCCAGGCCCCCCGGGATGGCCTGTAGCCACAGGCGAAGGAGATTGGGGGTAACGGGGTCTGAAGCCCCAGGAACCAGTGAGCCGAAGGAATGAGTGTTAGGGAGGAAGTCAAGGAGACGAGAGTCAACAAAGGCCACAGGAAGTGATTCTGGGGTCTAGAACGCCAGCTCTGTGTTACCTGCACTGTGGATGGACTCGTCCCCCTGGAATGGACACTCACTCAGGGCCCCCACCCGGGCCATGGACCCGCCCAGAATCATTTTCATAGATTCCACGAAGCCCTGGGGGGGGAGGGCGGACAGGAGCAGTGGGGTGGGCAAACCCGCCgggtcctcctcccactgctgcGAAGGCCGTGCGCGGAGctcaggggggcggggggcgtcCTCCCGGCTCACCTGCATCCTCGAATACGCCTTCTGTCCAGTCCGAATCTCCAGCCCGTCAACCTCGGCGGGGGGGATGGGGGCCAGTGCAGGGAGCCCAGAGTGCTGGTCTCCCAGTTTGCAGTCCACGTAGAGCTGCAGGGCGGGGCTGGGTCGGGCGGGACCGCGGAGCCGCAGGAGAGCCGTGTGCGTGCGCCCGTCGGCCAGGCCCGCCTGCTGCAGGTTCACGGCGTGGACTCTGCCGTCCTCCCGCTGGTACCGCACCAGCACTGCCCAGGAGGGGAGGTCAGTATGGGTCCCGCCCCCATCCCATCTCCCTGCTAGGGCTCGGATCAACCCTTCCAGATAGCACTCCCGCCGGCCCCCTTGTCTGCGAGGCCACTCTGCCCACCTTGAATGTGACAGGCACACAGTAAACACTTTTCAAACTGCTTCGGAGACTAGGACGTCCTTAGTCTTCCATCACTCTGTCCCTTGCTAGGGTGCCAGCTGGTTCTGTACCCACTGGACGGTGTCGGGGGCTGAGGGACTGCTGTACACTCTTGCTGGGACACGGACCCTTGCTGGGACTGGACCCTTGCTGGGACACGGACCCTTGCTGGGACACGGACCCTTGCTGGGACTGGACCCTTGCTGGGACTGGACCCTTGCTGGGACACGGACCCTTGCTGGGACACGGACCCTTGCTGGGACTGGACCCTTGCTGGGACACGACCCTTGCTGGGACATGAagacctccctccccctccctcaggaAGCCCCAAGTACAACACCCTCTCCCTGCAAGTATTAGGCCTTGCTCTGTGGTTTGAG
This window contains:
- the THBS3 gene encoding thrombospondin-3 produces the protein METQKLRGALALLLLCTFASASQDLQVIDLLTVGESRQMTAVAEKIRAALLTAADIYLLSTFRLPPKQGGVLFGLYSRQDNTRWLEASVVGKINKVLVRYQREDGRVHAVNLQQAGLADGRTHTALLRLRGPARPSPALQLYVDCKLGDQHSGLPALAPIPPAEVDGLEIRTGQKAYSRMQGFVESMKMILGGSMARVGALSECPFQGDESIHSAVTAALHSILGEQTKALVTQLTLFNQILVELRDDIRDQVKEMSLIRNAIMECQVCGFHEQRSHCSPNPCFRGVDCMEVYESPGYRCGPCPPGLRGNGTHCADIDECAHADPCFPGASCINTVPGFHCEACPRGYKGTRVSGVGIDYARASKQVCNDVDECNDGNNGGCDPNSICTNTVGSFKCGPCRLGFLGNQSQGCLPARTCHSPAHSPCHVHAHCLFERNGAVSCACNVGWAGNGNVCGTDTDIDGYPDQALPCMDNNKHCKQDNCLLTPNSGQEDADSDGVGDQCDDDADGDGIKNVEDNCRLFPNKDQQNSDTDSFGDACDNCPNVPNNDQKDTDGNGEGDACDNDVDGDGIPNGLDNCPKVPNPLQTDRDEDGVGDACDSCPEMSNPTQTDADSDLVGDVCDTNEDSDGDGHQDTKDNCPELPNSSQLDSDNDGLGDECDGDDDNDGVPDYVPPGPDNCRLVPNPNQKDSDGNGVGDVCEDDFDNDTVADPLDVCPESAEVTLTDFRAYQTVVLDPEGDAQIDPNWVVLNQGMEIVQTMNSDPGLAVGYTAFNGVDFEGTFHVNTVTDDDYAGFLFSYQDSGRFYVVMWKQTEQTYWQATPFRAVAQPGLQLKAVTSVSGPGEHLRNALWHTGHTPDQVRLLWTDPRNVGWRDKTSYRWRLLHRPQVGYIRVKLYEGPQLVADSGVIIDTAMRGGRLGVFCFSQENIIWSNLQYRCNDTVPEDFEPFRRQLLQGRV